One window of Dromaius novaehollandiae isolate bDroNov1 chromosome 20, bDroNov1.hap1, whole genome shotgun sequence genomic DNA carries:
- the ARRDC1 gene encoding arrestin domain-containing protein 1 isoform X2, with product MGKVQLFEIRLGESRVIYSPGEPLAGTVTVRLSGSLQYRGVLTAGEHTFPFQFLLPASAPTSFEGPFGKVLHQVKAVIDTPRFSKDYKCSKIFYVLCPLNLNDIPDIEQPNTMSITKKFNYKLVKSGNIILTATSDLKGYIVGQAIQLRTDIENKSGRDTGAVVASLLQKVAYKSKRWIYDLRTIAEVEGSGVKAWKHAEWREQILVPALPQSILQGCSLIHIDYYIQVSLKSPEVSVTLPIYIGNIAVNRVPLSPSRSAPHIPSAVVPSAPPEEEEAAGGYHPMDNVSIPTKSHSQQQPFSYAPGLSFQEIRLDSEQTGSPNHPTLCLSTGATVPYYAEGNVVPVPTASSLILPPEYSTWGYPYEAPPSYEQSCSSANSSISNGN from the exons GGGTCCTGACAGCTGGAGAGCACACCTTTCCCTTCCAGTTCCTGCTGCCAG CCTCTGCTCCTACGTCGTTTGAAGGCCCTTTTGGCAAGGTCCTCCATCAGGTGAAAGCTGTGATAGACACGCCTCGCTTCTCCAAGGACTACAAGTGCAGCAAGATCTTCTATGTCCTCTGCCCACTTAACTTGAATGACATCCCTGATATCGAG CAGCCCAACACTATGTCAATCACAAAGAAGTTCAACTACAAGCTTGTGAAAAGCGGCAACATTATCTTGACTGCCACCTCAGATCTCAAAGGGTACATCGTGGGGCAAGCAATTCAGCTTCGCACGGACATAGAGAACAAATCTGGCCGCGACACTGGGGCTGTGGTGGCCAGTCTGCTCCAG AAAGTGGCTTATAAATCCAAGCGCTGGATTTATGACTTGAGGACCATTGCAGAGGTGGAAGGCTCAGGAGTGAAAGCCTGGAAACATGCAGAATGGAGGGAGCAGATTCTTGTTCCGGCATTGCCCCAGTCCATTCTGCAGGGCTGTAGTCTCATCCATATTGACTACTACATCCAA gtttctctgaAGTCGCCAGAGGTTTCGGTTACTCTTCCCATTTATATTGGTAACATTGCTGTGAACAGGGTCCCTCTCAGCCCCTCCCGGTCAGCCCCGCACATACCGTCTGCTGTGGTACCCAGTGCCcccccggaggaggaggaggctgccgGTGGTTATCACCCGATGGACAACGTTTCAATCCCCACCAAAAGCCATTCCCAGCAGCAGCCGTTTAGCTATGCCCCAGGACTGAGCTTCCAGGAAATAAGGCTGGACTCGGAGCAGACAGGCTCCCCAAACCATCCCACGCTCTGCCTGTCAACGGGAGCCACTGTCCCTTATTATGCTGAGGGGAACGTGGTGCCTGTTCCCACAGCCAGCTCTCTCATTTTGCCTCCGGAGTACAGCACGTGGGGCTACCCATACG AGGCACCTCCATCCTATGAacagagctgcagcagtgccaACTCCAGCATCAGCAATGGCAACTAG